TCCGGGCGACCGGTTATGTCAGGCATAGTCCGGCTGCCGAGCGCCTGGATGCGCTGGTCTGGCAGCCGGCTTATCTGGTCGAGCTGCTGCGCGACAAGGCCCGGCAGCGTCTCGCTGAAATGCTGCCGGCGACCAGTCATCCCTGGGCTGGCATTCTCGTCGCGTTGACCATCGGCGATCAGCGGGCGATCGACGGTGACCTGTGGGTGACCTTCAACCGGACAGGAACCACACACTTGATGAGCATTTCCGGTTTGCATGTCACGATGGTTGCGGCCTTGTTCGGCTGGCTTGTTTCAACACTCTGGCGGCGAGTCCCCGCGCTTGCCTTGCGCCTGCCGGCCCAGAAGACCGGCCTCTTGGCTGCCTGCCTGGCGGCTTTCATCTATACCTTGCTGGCTGGTTTTGCCGTGCCGGCACAGCGTACTTTCTACATGTTGCTGGTCGCTGCGCTGGCGATGTTTTCGGGGCGCATCATCGCGCCCAGCCGGACGCTGTGCCTGGCTTTGCTGGTCGTGCTGTTGCTTGATCCGTGGGCGATTCTGGCCGCCGGGTTCTGGTTGTCGTTCAGCGCGGTCGGCGTGCTGCTTTATGTCGGATCGGCCGGCATTGGCCGGGTTGTCGGCTGGCGGCAGCACCTGGCGGCCTGGAGTCTGGTTCAGTGGGCCGCCACACTGGCATCGCTGCCGGTATTGCTTCTGGTCTTTCAGCAATTTTCACTGATTTCGCCGCTAGCCAATGCGCTGGCCATTCCCGTGGTCAGCTTTATCGTGACGCCGCTAGCCTTGCTCGGTGCGGTGCTGCCTTGGCCACCGATATTGGCTCTGGCGCATGCCGTGTTCGATGTGCTGATGGTTTTTCTGGCGTGGTGCGCTCTCTGGCCGGTCTGGCAAGCACCTGCGCCGCCGCTTTGGGTCGCGTTGGTCGCCGGACTGGGCGTGCTGGTCATTCTGTTGCCGCGTGGCGTACCCGGTCGGTTGATGGGGCTGGCGTTGCTGATTCCGGCGATATTCTGGCCAACGCTCAAACCTCAGCCCGGTGAGGTGTGGGTCAGCGTACTTGACGTTGGGCAGGGCTTGGCCAGTGTGGTACGCACTCGTCACCATACCTTGATTTATGATCCCGGCCCGCTCTACAGCGCCGAATCAGATGCCGGGCAGCGCGTTGTGGTGCCTTATTTGCGCTGGCTCGGCATCGATCGTGTCGATACTCTGGTGGTGACGCATCGTGACAGCGATCATTCCGGCGGTTCGGCCTCTGTCCAGTCGGCCATCAAGGTCGATCAACTGCTTTCGTCGGTCAGCCATTCAGGCGGCGAGCGTTGTCTCGATGGCCAGCACTGGAGCTGGGATGGCGTTTATTTCGAGGTGCTTCATCCGACATTGCAGGATTACGCGGTCAACGGCAAAGCCAACCATATTTCCTGCGTATTGCGGATCAGCAGTGGTGGACATCGCTTGCTCCTGACCTCGGATATCGAAGCGCCGGACGAGGCTGCGTTGCT
The sequence above is drawn from the Dechloromonas sp. TW-R-39-2 genome and encodes:
- a CDS encoding DNA internalization-related competence protein ComEC/Rec2; translation: MRCSILAFAFGVLCLQMQPALPHWMPACLAAVPALPYLWTKPAIAYRIAAIFLCFAIGFGWAAWSAGQRLQDELATELEGQDIQVLGVVAELPQGFGRGSRFEFVVEKTLTVASGVPRRIMLSWFQVNDAEGAAGLPAIHPGERWRLTVRLKRPHGNANPGGFDYEAWLLERNIRATGYVRHSPAAERLDALVWQPAYLVELLRDKARQRLAEMLPATSHPWAGILVALTIGDQRAIDGDLWVTFNRTGTTHLMSISGLHVTMVAALFGWLVSTLWRRVPALALRLPAQKTGLLAACLAAFIYTLLAGFAVPAQRTFYMLLVAALAMFSGRIIAPSRTLCLALLVVLLLDPWAILAAGFWLSFSAVGVLLYVGSAGIGRVVGWRQHLAAWSLVQWAATLASLPVLLLVFQQFSLISPLANALAIPVVSFIVTPLALLGAVLPWPPILALAHAVFDVLMVFLAWCALWPVWQAPAPPLWVALVAGLGVLVILLPRGVPGRLMGLALLIPAIFWPTLKPQPGEVWVSVLDVGQGLASVVRTRHHTLIYDPGPLYSAESDAGQRVVVPYLRWLGIDRVDTLVVTHRDSDHSGGSASVQSAIKVDQLLSSVSHSGGERCLDGQHWSWDGVYFEVLHPTLQDYAVNGKANHISCVLRISSGGHRLLLTSDIEAPDEAALLARYPADLQADVLLVPHHGSRTSSTPPFIAAVGARHAVIPVGYRNRFGHPKEEVVGRYEAAGVELWRTDRDGAVLIALDQDGVAVSGWRPMHQRYWHGR